In the Sediminibacter sp. Hel_I_10 genome, one interval contains:
- a CDS encoding cell surface protein — protein MTDINENIELPFELNISFNKLLEYYEELAESDDEFLAKKAQRILNKQSTAPILRDGFSEVKYLKEYKEEINFILQDSFNEILTRNEIKNASVPFHSLIFSSSKRFKSIIEDAGEDFNLKVINLPENDRYVMACTIILHAVYGYDLNFKRPFYYEIPDKKGHLRQYKILYNADFTEVIKKESAPNISEEDYNELLDNFDDISLWHKKFPPNSYLFKGFVINNMFDITIDHAISEIKSNLLISVKSQSDYFIKNFEKTFRSLFDIQDIGVGFVIYNKSEDTFEHVMDKGINSFLLLNEDSKDCVSALCEGSYKKLLTEKSFFTISDVDKYFEQSKGEAQYQTLHEQGIKSAIFAPISYAGDLMGVLELVSKTPKALNSVNANKLKDVMPFIVSSVLRSKAEEENLIEAVIQQECTSIHPSVYWKFRDAAYQFLKDKQRFGDKAMFREIVFNNIYPLFGQIDVQGSSDARNQATKKDLSLQLSYVSKIMKKIMDSESLPVYDQILFQLNTFSDELNSDFKVDSEQRIVTFLKKEIEPILKFKCENDDSGEFRADIEKYFDKIDEEMELIYYYRKNYDETVALINKNMALLIDQKQEEAQDMYPHYFERYKTDGVEHNMYIGEAITRADSFSKVYLYNLRLWQLQVMCEMENAYYQNRHEYPIALNVASMILVFNQPLSIRFRMDEKQFDVDGTYNARYEVVKKRVDKAFIKGTEERATQNGKITIVYSQKEDEEEYLQYVNFLQSKDILNDDVEILELENLQGVTGLKAIRVSILYQSSIDDKTKKALFTYDDLMKEISA, from the coding sequence ATGACAGATATTAATGAAAATATAGAATTGCCTTTTGAGCTAAACATTAGCTTTAACAAATTGTTGGAGTATTATGAAGAATTAGCTGAAAGTGACGATGAGTTTCTTGCAAAAAAAGCGCAACGTATTCTCAACAAGCAAAGCACAGCTCCAATTTTAAGAGACGGTTTTAGCGAGGTTAAATATCTTAAAGAATACAAAGAGGAAATCAATTTTATTCTTCAAGATTCTTTTAATGAGATCTTGACGAGAAATGAGATTAAAAATGCCTCAGTACCATTCCATAGTTTGATTTTTAGCTCTTCTAAGCGGTTTAAAAGCATTATAGAAGATGCTGGAGAAGATTTCAATCTCAAGGTCATCAATCTTCCTGAGAATGACAGGTATGTTATGGCCTGCACCATTATACTACATGCAGTATATGGATACGATTTAAATTTTAAGCGTCCATTTTATTATGAAATTCCAGATAAAAAAGGCCATTTAAGACAGTATAAAATATTGTATAATGCAGATTTTACTGAGGTCATAAAAAAAGAATCAGCCCCTAATATTTCCGAAGAAGATTACAACGAGCTTTTAGATAATTTTGATGATATTTCGCTTTGGCACAAAAAATTTCCACCAAATAGTTATCTCTTTAAAGGATTCGTCATTAACAATATGTTCGATATCACTATTGATCATGCCATTTCAGAAATTAAATCTAATTTGTTGATTTCTGTAAAAAGTCAAAGTGATTATTTTATAAAAAACTTTGAGAAGACGTTTCGCTCTTTGTTCGATATTCAAGATATTGGAGTGGGATTTGTGATTTATAATAAATCTGAAGACACTTTTGAACATGTTATGGATAAGGGGATCAATAGCTTTCTCTTATTAAATGAAGATAGTAAGGACTGTGTATCTGCACTTTGTGAGGGATCTTATAAAAAGCTCTTAACCGAAAAAAGCTTCTTTACCATTTCTGATGTGGATAAATACTTTGAGCAATCTAAAGGAGAAGCTCAGTATCAAACATTACATGAACAAGGAATTAAAAGCGCCATTTTTGCACCAATCTCGTATGCCGGAGACCTTATGGGTGTTCTGGAGTTGGTCTCAAAAACACCTAAAGCTTTAAATAGCGTTAATGCCAATAAACTTAAAGATGTCATGCCTTTTATTGTGTCTTCGGTGTTGCGTTCAAAAGCTGAAGAAGAGAATTTAATAGAGGCTGTGATCCAGCAAGAGTGTACTTCGATTCATCCCAGTGTCTATTGGAAATTTAGGGATGCTGCATATCAATTTTTAAAGGACAAGCAGCGATTTGGAGACAAGGCTATGTTTCGAGAGATTGTTTTCAATAACATTTACCCGTTATTTGGGCAAATTGATGTTCAAGGATCTTCTGATGCTAGAAATCAGGCCACCAAAAAAGACTTGTCGCTACAATTGAGTTACGTATCCAAGATTATGAAAAAAATAATGGATAGTGAATCTTTACCGGTCTATGATCAAATCTTGTTTCAGTTGAATACTTTTTCAGATGAACTTAACTCCGACTTTAAGGTCGATAGTGAACAGCGCATTGTGACTTTTCTTAAAAAAGAGATCGAGCCCATTTTGAAATTTAAGTGTGAAAACGATGATTCGGGAGAGTTTAGAGCAGATATCGAAAAGTATTTTGATAAGATTGATGAAGAGATGGAATTGATCTATTACTACCGAAAGAATTACGATGAAACGGTGGCACTCATCAATAAAAACATGGCTTTATTGATTGACCAAAAACAAGAAGAAGCGCAAGACATGTATCCGCACTATTTTGAGCGTTACAAAACGGATGGCGTTGAACATAACATGTACATTGGAGAAGCCATTACTAGAGCAGATAGTTTTAGCAAAGTGTATCTTTATAATCTTCGTTTATGGCAGCTACAGGTCATGTGTGAAATGGAAAATGCCTACTATCAAAATAGACATGAATATCCTATTGCGCTAAATGTGGCCTCGATGATATTGGTATTTAACCAGCCTTTATCCATAAGATTTAGAATGGATGAAAAACAGTTTGATGTAGATGGTACTTACAATGCCAGATATGAAGTGGTTAAAAAGCGTGTTGACAAAGCATTTATAAAAGGTACAGAAGAACGCGCCACCCAAAATGGAAAAATCACCATCGTTTATTCTCAAAAAGAGGATGAAGAAGAGTACCTTCAATATGTGAATTTCTTGCAGTCTAAAGACATTCTAAACGATGATGTTGAAATTTTAGAACTTGAAAATCTGCAAGGGGTCACAGGGCTTAAAGCTATTAGGGTAAGTATTCTTTACCAGAGTAGTATTGATGATAAGACGAAGAAGGCCTTATTTACCTATGATGACCTTATGAAAGAGATTAGCGCTTAA
- a CDS encoding Pycsar system effector family protein — MASELITKTEQFVFDLFKKELDPSFLYHNYKHTERVLKSTRELIEHSELSSQEEEILELAALLHDTGYTKGTEDHEERSVEIATEFLNKHNVDKAIIDGVNKCIMATKFKDSPKTELDKIIRDADASHFGKEYFEEASEFLRKELDLRNIKSYTAPEWREENIKVLAKQHQFYTDYALKNWEETKSDNLGKLLKAKKKIKKKYKKEEMKAKYKAQYKNESPERGIQTFYRVALRNHIKLSDIADTKANILLSVNAIIISLVLANLIATLDNNAYLIYPTAIFTLFCVVSMILSIIATRPNITSGEFTKEDVENKEVNLTFFGNFHKMKLNDFEWAISELLKDKEYVYKSLTKDLYFLGVVLERKYRILRITYTVFMTGIIVSVIAFAVALKTNGRDFEDVLPKTPGIPVETSDINTNPIDTYWV, encoded by the coding sequence ATGGCATCTGAACTCATTACCAAAACCGAACAATTTGTTTTTGACCTTTTCAAAAAGGAACTTGATCCCTCATTCTTATATCATAATTATAAGCATACTGAGCGTGTTTTAAAAAGCACACGAGAACTTATTGAGCATAGTGAGCTATCTAGCCAAGAAGAAGAAATTCTCGAACTAGCAGCCCTTTTACACGATACCGGATACACCAAAGGTACCGAAGATCATGAAGAGCGCAGTGTAGAAATTGCCACAGAATTTTTAAACAAACACAATGTTGACAAAGCGATTATTGATGGCGTTAACAAGTGCATCATGGCCACTAAGTTTAAAGATTCTCCCAAGACAGAACTTGACAAAATCATTAGGGATGCAGATGCCTCTCATTTTGGCAAGGAGTATTTTGAAGAAGCAAGTGAGTTTTTGAGAAAGGAATTAGATCTAAGAAACATCAAAAGTTATACTGCTCCAGAATGGCGCGAAGAGAACATTAAGGTACTTGCCAAACAGCACCAATTTTACACCGATTATGCTTTAAAAAATTGGGAAGAGACCAAAAGTGATAATTTAGGAAAGCTCTTAAAAGCTAAGAAAAAGATTAAAAAGAAATACAAGAAAGAGGAAATGAAGGCCAAATACAAGGCCCAATATAAAAATGAAAGTCCAGAACGTGGCATTCAAACCTTTTACCGTGTAGCACTAAGAAACCATATCAAATTGAGTGATATTGCCGATACTAAAGCTAACATTTTACTTTCGGTAAATGCCATTATCATTTCTTTGGTTCTAGCAAATTTAATTGCCACTTTAGATAATAATGCCTACCTCATCTATCCAACGGCTATTTTTACCTTGTTTTGTGTAGTCTCTATGATTCTATCCATTATCGCAACAAGGCCTAATATTACAAGTGGAGAATTCACAAAGGAAGATGTGGAGAATAAGGAAGTCAATTTAACCTTCTTCGGAAATTTTCATAAAATGAAACTGAATGACTTTGAATGGGCCATCTCCGAACTTTTAAAAGACAAAGAATACGTGTACAAGTCACTTACCAAGGATTTGTATTTTCTAGGAGTGGTATTAGAGCGAAAATATAGAATCTTAAGAATTACTTATACCGTGTTTATGACGGGGATTATTGTTTCGGTAATCGCTTTTGCTGTAGCCCTAAAAACAAACGGAAGGGATTTTGAAGATGTATTACCTAAAACCCCAGGAATTCCTGTGGAAACGTCTGATATCAACACTAACCCAATAGATACTTATTGGGTTTAA
- a CDS encoding glycoside hydrolase family 97 catalytic domain-containing protein produces MMKITNLFAVLTLLMMACNPSEDQNSIEATSPKGNIKVMFNVSEEGQPYYMVALKNKTIVDTSFLGFEFKDAPAFDKNFKITNSETSSFNETWQMPWGEQVDVVNHYNELAISLEENTETKRQLNLVFKVYDDGIGFRYEIPKQEGFKDEIYITDEHTQFNLTEDYKTFWIPGDWDIYEHLYNTTKLSEIDAMQFANHKNLAQTYIPENAVNTPVTMVGADGTHLSFHEAALVDYSGMTLKVDTKNLNLESNIVGSENRDYKVKRTLPMTTPWRTIQIAENAPELIESKLIVNLNEPNKLGDISWFKPMKYTGVWWEMHLGKSSWDYGMTQNMSTWTDAGEAHGNHGANTENVKRFIDFSAKNNIGGVLVEGWNTGWEHWIGFEDREGVFDFVTPYPDYDIAEVVRYGKEKGVDIIMHHETSAATETYTKQQDTAFALMKKYNMHVVKTGYVGKILPKGEYHHGQYMVNHYNNTVEKAATYEVAINAHEPIKATGLRRTYPNTISREGLRGQEFNAWASDGGNPPEHLPIVAFTRMLSGPIDFTPGIFNIKFDEYKKDNQVNTTIAQQLALYVVIYSPVQMAADLVEHYEANPEPLQFIKDVGVDWQQTKVLNGEVGDYVTIAREERETGNWFLGSITDENARELEVSFDFLEDGQDYSATIYKDGKDAHWDKNPTDIAIESMTINKASKITLKLAPGGGTAISIMKL; encoded by the coding sequence ATGATGAAAATAACAAACCTATTCGCAGTTTTAACCCTTTTAATGATGGCTTGTAATCCTTCGGAAGATCAAAATAGTATTGAAGCAACTTCTCCAAAAGGAAACATTAAGGTGATGTTTAATGTTTCCGAAGAAGGACAACCCTACTACATGGTTGCGCTAAAAAACAAGACCATTGTGGATACCTCATTTTTAGGCTTTGAGTTTAAGGATGCTCCAGCATTTGACAAAAACTTTAAAATTACCAATTCTGAAACGTCCAGTTTTAACGAGACTTGGCAAATGCCATGGGGAGAGCAGGTAGATGTTGTCAACCATTATAACGAATTGGCCATAAGTTTAGAAGAAAACACCGAAACTAAAAGACAACTCAATCTTGTGTTTAAGGTGTATGACGATGGTATTGGTTTTAGATACGAAATCCCAAAACAAGAGGGGTTTAAGGATGAGATTTACATTACAGATGAGCACACCCAATTTAATCTTACCGAAGATTATAAAACCTTTTGGATTCCTGGAGACTGGGACATTTATGAACATTTGTACAATACCACTAAACTGTCTGAGATAGATGCCATGCAGTTTGCCAATCATAAAAACCTAGCTCAAACTTACATTCCTGAGAATGCCGTAAATACACCAGTGACCATGGTTGGGGCAGATGGTACGCACTTGAGTTTTCACGAAGCAGCCTTGGTAGATTACTCTGGAATGACCTTAAAAGTAGATACCAAAAATCTAAATCTTGAAAGTAATATAGTAGGTTCGGAAAATAGGGATTACAAAGTAAAACGAACGCTCCCTATGACAACGCCTTGGCGTACCATTCAAATCGCAGAGAATGCTCCGGAATTAATTGAGTCCAAACTTATTGTAAATCTTAATGAGCCCAATAAACTTGGCGATATCTCGTGGTTTAAACCTATGAAATATACGGGCGTTTGGTGGGAAATGCATTTAGGAAAGTCCTCTTGGGATTACGGCATGACTCAAAACATGAGCACTTGGACCGATGCTGGAGAAGCACATGGTAATCATGGTGCAAATACGGAAAACGTTAAGCGTTTTATTGACTTTTCAGCAAAAAATAATATTGGAGGTGTTTTGGTTGAAGGTTGGAATACAGGCTGGGAACATTGGATTGGTTTTGAAGATCGTGAGGGTGTTTTTGATTTTGTAACACCTTACCCAGATTACGACATCGCTGAAGTGGTGCGCTACGGAAAAGAGAAGGGCGTTGATATCATTATGCATCATGAGACTTCGGCCGCAACTGAGACCTATACCAAGCAACAGGATACGGCATTTGCATTAATGAAGAAATACAATATGCACGTGGTTAAAACGGGATATGTTGGTAAGATCCTACCAAAAGGAGAGTACCATCATGGGCAGTATATGGTGAACCATTACAACAATACCGTAGAAAAGGCAGCAACTTACGAGGTGGCTATCAATGCTCATGAGCCAATAAAAGCAACTGGTCTTCGCCGTACGTACCCTAATACAATTTCTAGAGAAGGTCTTCGTGGCCAAGAGTTTAATGCCTGGGCGAGCGATGGTGGAAATCCTCCAGAACACTTACCAATTGTGGCATTTACAAGAATGTTATCTGGTCCAATAGATTTTACACCAGGTATTTTTAACATTAAGTTTGATGAGTATAAAAAAGACAACCAGGTCAATACTACCATAGCCCAGCAACTGGCGCTGTACGTTGTGATTTACAGTCCAGTGCAAATGGCAGCCGACTTGGTAGAGCACTATGAAGCCAATCCTGAGCCATTACAATTTATAAAAGATGTAGGTGTAGATTGGCAACAAACGAAAGTGTTAAATGGTGAAGTTGGAGATTATGTGACCATAGCAAGAGAAGAAAGAGAAACGGGCAACTGGTTCTTGGGCAGTATTACAGATGAAAATGCACGCGAACTTGAAGTGAGTTTTGATTTCTTGGAAGATGGTCAGGATTATTCTGCAACCATATACAAAGATGGGAAAGATGCCCATTGGGACAAAAATCCTACAGACATTGCTATTGAAAGCATGACCATCAACAAAGCTTCTAAAATAACCCTGAAACTTGCTCCTGGTGGCGGTACAGCCATTAGCATTATGAAACTATAG